The Glycine soja cultivar W05 chromosome 9, ASM419377v2, whole genome shotgun sequence sequence AATGTTTGGTTCACTTCCATAATCTTTGTTGGGTCTTGGAAAACAACTCTAATGAAATTGTAGACATCTTTTCCCACTACTTTCCAATGATTTTGAAAGAACAAAGCACGAAACCCATCCGATCCTGGTGCTTTGAGGCTCCCCATAAACTTATAATCTGATGGATTTCCTCATTTGAAGTCAACCTACCAAGCTCATTGATCTAATTCTCTTCCAGAGGGAGGAAGGCATTATTAAAAGCACATGGTATAACAATGCTACCATCTAGGTACAAGTCCTTGTAAAAGTTGGTAACAAGACTTTCAAGAGCTTGATCTTCAGAAATCTAGTTGTCATTCTCATCTTTCAACATCTCATATTTATTCTTCCTCTTTTTGATAGCTGTACTAccatgaaaatattttgtatttcgGTCCCCCATATACAACCATTTTGCTCTAGACTTCTGAAACCAATGAAGCTCTTCTTTAGCCAAGACGTGTTCATACTCTCTCTAAGTCTTCTTATATTCTGAAGCTACCCCCGCATCAAATCTAATACTGCTCTTGGCATCTAATCTTGCCATTTTACGTTTCAAACTAGTTTTTCTCCTCCAAATTAAATGCAACCAAACACCTCTTGGTTCCAGCACTTGATATCCTTGGTAAATTCAGTCATAGCACCACTCCACGAGTCAGCCCCATTATCTTTCCTCTAGTGGCCTCTCACAAAGTTAGGAAATTTTGCATGCATCACCCAATCCGCTTCGAACCTTAAAAGGCCATCTATGTTGGTTCCTGTGAGATGGAATCTCAAGACGCAAACAAAGTGGCTCATGGTCTAACATAAGCCAACCTTGGTGGATCAAAGTGGCATCTTTGAATATTAATCTTCACTCTAAATTTATCAAGCAACGGTCAAACCTTCCCCCATTCTCTCCTTCCGCCAAGTTAGGGAGTTTACTTGAAATCTCATATTTATGAGACAACAATTATGGACAAAATCTCCAAAGGCTTCCATCTCTCTGTGGCCTCTTCTTGAAGCACCCCCCACACTTTCACTAATTGACAAGGTAATGTATTGTTAAAATCTCCTACGATGGCCCATTCCTAACTACAATGGAACCAATCTCAGTGAGGTCATCCCACAATGTTTGTCGCGTGGCATATTGAGGAGCACCATATACTGCCATAAGGACatgttctttatattttttcttttagttgaaATTCTTTTTGAAATTAGACTTTCCTCCAACTCCATAGTCCCTTATTTTCACAGTGAGGGTTTTTCCCCCTGCAAATTTTGAACCTTCACCTGCAACATCCTTTGCGAATTTTCCTTCATCAACTCCAAAGGACTTTGAGATAGTATCACGTATTTTTTGTAAGCTATAGGTTTATTATTGGTCATAGACTTGTTATTGGTCTTCGCATGAGTAGCATGCATGATATTCACCTTCTTTTTAGTACCAATATCTTTGGCGCGACCTCCTTTATTTGAACCATCCCCACTAGAAGAACTCCCTCAATCTCGTTTGTTTCCAATATCTCCTTACCAGAATTAGGTGCAATATAAGATTCCTTGTCTGTGGATAGGATCTTATATTTGTTGCCACCAATAAAGTGCTTAATTGTATTTCCTTTTTTAGAGCCTTCACCGAAATCTTCCTCTTTATTTTTCACTAAAGATACCTTATTTCTCTTGAAAGGTCATTGAACCAACATCCATTTACCATAACTGTTTTTTCCCTCATCATTAATCGTTTTAGAATTATCATCAATTCCTTTGGTCCTCTCAAATTTGTTGACGGCAGTCCTACCCCCACAAGCATACTCCCTAACGACTGTGTCACCGTATTCACCTCATCTCCGTTATCTGCACTCTCAGTTGTATGTGTCATTGTTGTTACAGCAAGCTCCACACATTATTCAAGATTATGACCAAACTTCCCACATTGGAAACAAATTGCATGAAGGTCCTTAAATTCTATGTCcagtttataacttttaacataaAAGCGTGGTACAAGGGGTTTCTCCAAGTCCAATTCAACACAGATCCTGGCAAATTTCTCACGATACTGCAAAGACGTTAATCTATCTACCTTCAAATACTTCCCCAAAGTATCACCTATTCTTTCCAGAAAGACATCATTATAAAGTTCGATAGGAAGACATTATATACAGTGGCGGAGccagaaaaattataaagcctgggcaaaaatttaaagatagcaAATTCACCGTTATTGTTGTTAGTCTAATATGTAGCATTGTTACTGAGTTCATCACCTCTAATGCTGCTACTGCCACCCTTCTTGTCCCACTTCTTTATCACATAGCAGGAACTATGCATGTGCACCCTCTTATTCTTATAATCCCTGGAGGAATAGCAACCGAGTTTGCTTTCTGGCTTCCAACTTCAACACCATCAAATGTAGTTGGCTTTGCCACTGGACACATAGAAATTAAAGACATGTTCAAAGTTGGCGTACCACTCAAAGTTGTTGGGATTGTTGTGCTGTCTCTTCTCATGCCATCACTGGGTGAATTGCCTACAATCTCTGTTCTAGTAAACAAATGCTTTGAGAAAATCATTTGGTTGAAAGGAATTCTatcgttttaagttttgctgtTGCAGGAACTATTGTTTTTGGAACAAACAATGATACTCACAATAAGGGACATCATTGACGAAGGAAAACTCTTGGTTGCTAGGAAATTGATTTTTTCtccaattaatttttgtattttagcaCGAATGCGCTGATTTCTGTCCTAAATCTATTTATGCATtatcttaattcttaattaatatttatttaaaagaagatTATGGCcctcttaaaaaaaagaattgtagTGATCCCGGCCCTTTATTTAAATTTCGTGTGTTTCGTGTCGTGTTttttacttaataatttttaggtGGGTTTGGTAGTTATCCTATACATGTACGAGTTATAAAGAGTAAACTTAGAAGTAGAAAATAGGTGTATTTGGTAAAACTATGcaggtataaatatttttttaataattgaatttatgATTTTCTCATTGTGCTgtatatttatgaaataatagcTTATATAGGTAATTGAAGATGTGACTaaaaatttactaaataaattttagtatattGGATTTTGAATTGATTATAAACTTATGTTTTAAAGTTAATTGTTATTAAATTTGTAACAAATTCACCCACTCACCTTAATATTTGTAGGATTTAATTAGAGATTGACGTGCAactatgttttttatattataaattgttaCCAGCTTTGATTCCTTAACACACTatttaacgttttaaaaaagCGGGGACAGGAACGCGTGTTTCAGCTGCAATATCTAGGAAGCAGAAGGGCAAACATGCGCTAGCCCAAACGAGAATACTCAGGACAAGCCCGTTAACCGCGTTTTTCCAATGCTATAAATAGCAGCAACAACCAGCCCCATCCCTTGCGACACAAATTTAGGATCCAGCGTTTGATTCAAAATGAGACACCACTGTCTCCTTCTCCTCTCCCTCGTCTTGGTCTCCTACGCTGCCCGACGGTCGGAATCTGCGCTGGGCGGCTGGAGCCCCATCAAGGACGTGAACGACAGCCACGTGGCGGAGATCGCGAACTACGCGGTGAGCGAGTACGACAAGCGTTCTGGGGCAAAGCTGACGCTGGTCAAGGTATCAAAGGGCGAGACTCAGGTCGTGGCCGGCACCAACTACCGCCTGGTCCTCAAGGTCAAGAATGGATCCACCACGGCCAGTTACCAAGCCACCGTGCTGGAGAAGCCTTGGCTCCATTTCAGGAATCTCACTTCCTTCAAACCCCTTCGTTCTTAGATCcatactttctctctctctctctctctttctctgttatCAACTACACATTCTCATGTGTGTCTTGTCCTGCTTTTCTCAATAAAATTGGGGACCCCGAAGAAGTGGTGTTTTCTGATATGAATTTGGGCCAGAGCCTGGGCAATTGCCCAGGGTAACCGGGCCTTGAAACCGCCTATGATTATATACGAATCCATACCACCacattcttcatttttttcagcgttcataaaagaaattatcTCCAACATtcgcacaattttttttacttctctcGATTCTTTGATGACAACATGATCGTGATTTCTCTAGCAATATGCTAGATCAGGGACTAGATTATGTCCTGATTTTGAATCATGCTAGgtgtcatttttaaaaatatacctAAAGTCAtgctaatttgtattttaacgTGATTATAAACAATTCAACTAAAAATCGACATGCACTAAGATTATCATCACATTAATATCTACTCATTGAATAAAGTAATTTGcacaaataatttgtttataataaatCCAAAATTTCCACAACAAAtgtgagactaaaaaaaatctaagaaaaAAAGTGATGAATACTCATTCCTTTATAActgattagattttttttaggaaaaattattagatcaatcattataacattaacatcaataaaaactataaattgtCAAATGATAATTAACAAAACAACAGATGcgattacttatattttattatccaTAATTAGTAATTATATGTCACATAGTCAAGAGTAGTATCATTAAATTTAAGAGACTTTAGAATTCTAATTCTTGAATTGGAGGAGAAATATTTTAGACTACATgtaatttacaataaattatttaataggcTGTCCCAATATAGTTATCATTGATATATGAGAACCATAAtctaaccaaaaaaatattcataatttagattattgtttttaatgatacacacacataatatatactaaaaatattgtttacaataaactataaatttatacaaaaaattataatttttctatattttaattaaaacacaATAGAAAATGtgttatatttctatttttattaaaaataattatttctatattttgtCATATGTCTCGCTCAATTAGTTAAGCAATGTATATAAATTGTAGTAAAACTTGTGATATCCGTCTTCAATTGTTACGGATATAATCTATAGTCTATACATACAAgaatattttctataaaaaaaaaatgttgacacGTGGCATTCTCTAGAGTTATAAACAATTAATttgttgttaattttaaattaaaaattaaaaattaaaaattaattaataactattAACTCAAATCACTAATTGTATATTAATCTAtacttttaaatcatttttggatTTCATTGATAGGGCCCTTAATTTGTACACCTAATTTGATCAATttatatgtgtctaataaattTCTGAATCCATAAACATTTTCGGAGTTTATGTGGCAAAAACAAATTTACTTCTCAAgctttatatattattgttaataatataaaatatataatgttaaataaaagaattcgtataatattttcaaattataaattaatttaagattatcAAATTTACTAGATAGTGGTTTGAAtgcatattttaataataaaaatcaatatatatacatttatttaataaaaattacgtAAACTATtcatatacatattttattacattggaaaaaaaaatgtattgattgttgaatttagtaaatattttgaatagacAAGTTATAATAAGGaaataattaactaataattaatgataatg is a genomic window containing:
- the LOC114367593 gene encoding cysteine proteinase inhibitor 1-like; the encoded protein is MRHHCLLLLSLVLVSYAARRSESALGGWSPIKDVNDSHVAEIANYAVSEYDKRSGAKLTLVKVSKGETQVVAGTNYRLVLKVKNGSTTASYQATVLEKPWLHFRNLTSFKPLRS